AACACAGCCGGCCGGGACCCGAGGGGATGCAGGACTCCATGGGCCCCGTAAGCCCCAACACCCGCACAGGACGCTACAAATCCGGCGTTTCACGTGAAACAAAGCCCGGGAACGAACGCGGACGAACGGGAACGAAGAAGCCCCACAGACCGTTGGCCTGTGGGGCTTCTCTCTTGTGCGCGAGGGGGGATTTGAACCCCCACGTCCCTAAGGACACTGGCACCTGAAGCCAGCGCGTCTGCCGTTCCGCCACTCGCGCAAGAGTGGTGTTTTCAGACTCTCTCACCGTTTGGTGCGAGCGCCTGGCGACATCCGGAAGATTAGCACGCTGGACAGGGTGGATTCACATCCGTTGTTTCACCGAACGCCAGGCGGGAAGCGGGAACGCCGTGCGGCCGCCCCCACTCCTCCTCAGTGCACCCCAGGTGCGGGACACTGTCAGGAAGCCGCCTCTACGATCCGTGTGAGAGGTGACACTCATCCACAGGGCAGACAAGGGGAACCAGCCGATTTCCCGACGCGTGGATACGATCAGTAAGCAGTACAGGGACGACTACAACGGAGGAGGTGCCCCATGGGAGTCATGAAGCGTTTCGAGCAGCGTCTCGAAGGTCTGGTCAACGGCACCTTCGCCAAGGTCTTCAAGTCCGAGGTCCAGCCGGTCGAGATCGCAGGAGCCCTCCAGCGCGAGTGCGACAACAACGCAACGATCTGGAACCGTGAGCGGACGGTCGTCCCCAACGACTTCATCGTCGAACTCAGCACGCCCGACTACGAGCGGCTCAGCCCGTACTCGGGCCAGTTGGGCGACGAACTCTCCGGCCTGGTCCGCGACTACGCCAAGCAGCAGCGGTACACCTTCATGGGCCCCATCAAGGTCCATCTGGAGAAGGCCGACGATCTCGACACCGGTCTCTACCGGGTGCGCAGCCGCACCCTGGCGTCGAGTTCGTCACAGCAGCAGGACCCCCAGGGCCGGCCAGGACCGCAGAGCCACCCGGGACAGCAGGGCCAGCCCCCCTACCCGGGCCAGGGACGGCCGGCACAGCCCACCGGCGGCTACGGCTACCCGCCCAGCGCCGCCCCGCCCATGCCCGCGGCCCCGCCGCCGGGCGCAGGCAGGCCCGGAGCGCCCAGCACCGACCGGCACCCGCCGGCCGGGCCCAGCCCCCTGCCGAACGCGCAGGTCCGGCGCTGGATCGAGATCAACGGCACCCGCCATCAGATCTCCCGCCCGACGCTGGTGCTGGGACGCAGCACCGACGCCGACGTGCGGATCGACGACCCCGGCGTATCGCGCCGGCACTGTGAGATCCGGACCGGAACGCCCTCGACGATCCAGGATCTCGGGTCCACCAACGGCATCGTGGTGGACGGGCAGCACACAACCCGCGCTACGCTCCGCGACGGCTCGCGGATCGTCGTGGGCAGCACCACCATCGTTTACCGGCAAGCCGAAGGGTGAAGCGGGGGCAATGTCAGAGCTGACCCTGACGGTCATGCGGCTAGGTTTCCTGGCTGTTCTGTGGCTGTTCGTGATCGTGGCCGTGCAGGTCATCCGCAGCGACCTGTTCGGAACGCGCGTCACGCAACGCGGCTCACGCCGCACTGCGAGCGACACACGTCCGCAACAGGCACGCCAATCCGCCGCGGCACCGCCGCAGCAACGCCAGCAGCCCGGCCGCCAGCGCCGGGGGGCACCCACAAAGCTGGTCGTCTCCGAAGGCACGCTCACCGGCACCACGGTGGCGCTCCAGGGGCAGACGATCACGCTGGGCCGGGCCCACGACTCAACGATCGTCCTGGACGACGACTACGCGTCCAGCAGGCATGCCAGGATCTACCCCGACCGTGACGGCCAGTGGATCGTCGAGGATCTCGGGTCCACCAACGGCACGTATCTCGACCGGACCCGACTTACCACCCCGACACCTGTTCCGCTGGGCGCGCCGATCCGGATCGGCAAGACCGTCATCGAGCTGCGGAAGTAGTACGACAATGAGCGAGCGGAGCGAGCGAGCCGCAGCGGCCCGGGCAACGGACCCGGCCCGGCTCCCGACCGGAGGGTGGGCAGTGTGGCTCGAGACCGGCTGTACCCCGAGCCGACGGGAGAGGTGCGCATGAGTCTTTCCCTGCGCTTCGCCGCCGGATCGCACAAGGGCATGATCCGGGAAGGCAACGAGGACTCCGGCTACGCCGGTCCGCGCCTGCTCGCCATCGCCGACGGCATGGGCGGCCAGGCGGCCGGCGAGGTCGCCAGCTCCGAGGTGATCTCCACACTCGTCCAGCTCGACGACGACGTCCCGGGCTCGGACATCCTCACCTCGCTCGGTACGGCGGTCCAGCGGGCCAACGACCAACTGCGCATGATGGTCGAGGAGGACCCCCAGCTGGAGGGCATGGGCACCACGCTCACCGCGCTGCTCTGGACCGGCCAGCGCCTCGGCCTCGTCCACGTCGGCGACTCCCGCGCGTACCTGCTGCGCGACGGCGTACTCACCCAGATCACCCAGGACCACACCTGGGTGCAGCGGCTGGTCGACGAGGGCCGGATCACCGAGGAAGAGGCCACCACCCACCCGCAGCGCGCCCTTCTGATGCGGGCACTGGGCAGTGGCGACCACGTCGAACCCGATCTCTCCATCCGTGAGGTCCGGGTCGGCGACCGCTATCTGATCTGCTCCGACGGGCTCTCCGGCGTCGTCTCCCACCAGACGATGGAAGAGACCCTCGCCAGCTACCAGGGCCCCCAGGAGACCATCCAGGAGCTGATCCAGCTCGCTCTGCGCGGCGGCGGCCCGGACAACATCACCTGCATCGTCGCCGACGTCCTGGACGTCGACAACAACGACACCCTGGCCGGACAGCTCAACGACACCCCGGTCATCGTCGGCGCGGTCGCCGAGAACCAGGCCGCCCAGCTGAACGACGGCAGCGCCATGCAGACCCCCGCCGGACGGGCGGCCGGCCTCGGCCGCCCGGTCCCGCCCCCCGCAGGCGGCTTCGGACCGCCCGGAAGCGGCGCCGGCGCCGGCTACGGCCAAATGCCCGACGGCTCCTTCGACGCGTACACCGACGACGACTTCATCAAGCCCGGCGGCGGCCGCAAGTGGCTCAAGAGGTCCTTCTACGTCGTGCTCGCGCTCGCCGTCATCGGCGGCGGTCTCTACGGCGGCTACCGCTGGACCCAGAACCAGTTCTATGTCGGCGCGAAGAACGAACACGTCGCGCTGTTCCGGGGCATCAGCCAGGACCTGGCCTGGGTCTCGCTCTCGAAGGTCGAGAAGGACCACCCCGAGATCGAACTCAAGTACCTCCCGCCCTACCAGCGCAAGCAGGTCGAGGCGACCATCGCCGAGGGCAACCTCACCTCCGCACGCGAGAAGGTCGGCGAACTCGCCCTCCAGGCGACCGCCTGCAAGAAGGACGCCCAGCGACGCGCGGCCGAGAAGGCCCGCTCCGACGAGGGCCAAGCCAGTGGCACGGACTCGGACGCCGCCAAGACGTCCGGCACTTCCGGTACCACCACGACCAAGCCGAACGCAGCGACTCCCACTCCTGGTCCCAGCCTCTCGGAGGAAGAGAAAAAGCTGGTCCCGCAGTGCGGTAAGCAGTAAAGCCGTAGGGGGCCTTCAGCACCATGAGCGTTGTCACCAATACGACCACGATCGGCGCGATCGACGCACCGAGCCGTCGCAACACCGAACTGGTTCTGCTTCTCTTCGCCGTCTTCATCTCGGTGTTCGCGTACGCCAACGTGGGCCTCGCTCTCAACGGCGAACTGCCCTCGGGCATGCTCGGGTACGGACTCGGGCTCGCCCTGCTCGGCGGCATCGGCCACCTCGCCGTCCGCAGGTTCGCCCCGTACGCGGACCCGCTGCTGCTTCCGCTGGCGACGCTGCTGAACGGGCTGGGACTGGCCATCATCTGGCGTCTGGACCAGTCCGAACGGTTCCAGGCAACCCCGAACTTCGCGCCCGCCGCCTCCAAGCAGCTGCTGTTCTCGGCAGTGGGCGTCGCGCTGCTGATCGTCGTGCTGGTGGCCCTCAAGGACCACCGCATTCTGCAGCGCTACACCTACATCTCCATGCTGGTGGCGCTGTTCCTCCTGATCCTTCCGATGTTCTTCCCCGCCGTGAACGGCGCCAAGATCTGGATCAAGATCCCCGGCGTCGGCACGCTCCAGCCAGGGGAGTTCGCCAAGATCATCATCGCGGTGTTCTTCGCCGGCTACCTCATGGTCAAGCGCGACGCGCTGGCCCTGGCCAGCCGCCGCTTCATGGGTCTCTATCTGCCGCGGGGCAGGGACCTCGGGCCGATCCTCATGGTCTGGGCCTTCTCGATCCTCATCCTGGTCTTCGAGACCGACCTCGGCTCCTCCCTGCTGTTCTTCGGCATGTTCGTCGTCATGCTGTACGTCGCCACCGAGCGCACCAGCTGGATCGTCTTCGGCCTGCTGATGTCCGCAGCCGGCGCCGTCGGCGTGGCCACATTCGAACCGCACGTCCAGCAGCGCGTCACCGCCTGGCTCGACCCGTTCGCCGGATGGGGCAAGCTGGCCGCCAGCGAGCAGATGGCCAAGTCCCTGATGGCATTCGGTTCCGGCGGCACCCTCGGCACCGGCCTCGGCCAGGGCAACTCCGACCTGATCGGCTTCGCCGCCAACTCCGACTTCATCCTCGCCACCGTCGGCGAGGAGCTCGGCCTCGCCGGGATGATGGCCGTCCTTCTCGTCTACGGCCTGATCGTCGAGCGCGGTGTCCGCACCGCGCTCGCCGCCCGCGACCCCTTCGGCAAGCTCCTCGCGATCGGCCTCTCCGGTTCCTTTGCCATTCAGGTCTTCGTCGTTGCCGGCGGTGTCATGGGACTCATTCCGCTGACCGGTATGACCATGCCGTTCGTCGCGGCAGGCGGATCGTCAGTGATCGCCAACTGGGCCCTGATCGGCATCCTGCTCCGCATCAGCGACACCGCGCGCCGCCCGGCGCCGGCCCCAGCCCCGTCACCCGACGCCGAGATGACCCAGGTGGTCCGACCGTGAACAAGCCCCTTCGCAGGATCGCGATCTTCTGCGGGCTGCTCGTCCTCGCTCTCCTGGTCCGCGTCAACTGGCTCCAGTACGTACGTGCCGACGAACTGAACGCGAACGAGCACAACCGCCGTGTCCAGATCGAGCGGTATGCGCACGAACGCGGCAACATCATCGTCGACGGAGAACCCGTCACCGGGTCCGTCGAGACCAAGGGCAGCGACTTCAAGTACAAGAGGGTCTGGAAGAACGGCCCCATGTGGGCCCCCGTGACCGGCTTCTCCTCGCAGGCCTTCGACGCGTCACAGCTGGAGAGCATCGAGGACGGAATCCTCACCGGTAACAGCGACCAGCTGTTCTTCGACCGCACGCTGTCCCTCTTCACCGGCGAGAAGAAGACCGGCGGCAACATCGTCACGACTCTCAACAGCGCCGCCCAGAAGGCCGCCTTCAAGGGACTCGGTGACAAGAAGGGTGCCGCAGCGGCAATCGATCCGCAGACCGGCGCCATTCTGGCCCTCGTCAGCACCCCCTCGTACGATCCCTCGGTCTTCGCGGGCAATTCCCTCAAAGACGCGGATGCCCGGCAGCAGCTCCTGAAGGACAAGGACAAGCCGATGCTCAACCGGGCATTGCGCGAGACCTACCCGCCCGGCTCGACCTTCAAGGTCGTCACCGCCGCGGCCGCGCTGGAGAACGGGCTGTACACCAACATCGACGAGGCCACCAAGTCGCCGCTGCCCTGGCGGCTCCCACTGACCAGCAGTGACCTGGAGAACGAGGGCAACATCCCGTGCAAGAACGCCTCGCTCCGCGAGGCGCTCCGCTGGTCCTGCAACACGGTCTTCGGCAAGATGAGCGATGACCTGGGCAACGACAAGATGATCGAGGAAGCGAACAAGTTCGGCTTCAACAAGGAGATCTTCACTCCGGTACGGGCCGACGCCAGCGTCTACCCCAAGGACAACCGCCCGCAGAACGCCATGGCCGGCATCGGTCAGGCGTCCAACCGCGCCACCCCACTGCAGATGGCGATGGTCGCCGCCGCGATCGCCAACGACGGCAAGCTGATGCAGCCGTACATGGTCGCCGATCGCCAGGCCCCCAACCTGGACGTCATCTACACCCACGAGAAGGAGCAGCTCAGCCAGCCCCTCTCGGGTGAGAACGCCCAGAAGCTGCAGGAGATGATGCAGACCGTCGTCGAGAGCGGCACGGGGCAGAACGCCAAGATCCCGGGTGTCACCGTCGGCGGCAAGACCGGTACGGCCCAGCACGGTCTCAACAACAGCGAGAAGCCGTACGCCTGGTTCATCTCGTACGCCAAGACCGACAGCGGCTCCCCGGTCGCCGTCGCCGTGGTCGTCGAGGACGGCCAGGCCAACCGCGACGACATCTCCGGTGGCGGTCTGGCCGCCCCGATCGCACAGGCTGTGATGAAGGCAGTCATCGACAGCAAGAAGTGATGCCCGTCACATCGGGTGCCATACCTGCACATTGGGATACCGGTCAGATATCAGGTCCGGACTCCGGGCCGATCAGGTGGTGTGCGGCCGGTAGCGTATGCGCGAGCAGCACACCGCCGGACCGCACACCGGTGCGGTCGGGACTGACGGAGAGGGCTGGAACAGTTATGGAAGAGCCGCGTCGCCTCGGCGGCCGGTACGAGCTGGGCTCGGTGCTCGGCCGTGGTGGCATGGCCGAGGTCTACCTCGCACACGACACCCGGCTCGGCCGCACCGTAGCTGTGAAGACACTGCGGGCCGATCTGGCCCGCGACCCGTCCTTCCAGGCCCGGTTCCGCCGTGAGGCCCAGTCCGCCGCCTCGCTCAACCACCCGGCGATCGTCGCTGTCTACGACACCGGCGAGGATTACGTCGACGGGGTCTCCATCCCGTACATCGTCATGGAGTACGTCGACGGGTCGACGCTCAGGGAACTCCTGCACTCCGGCCGCAGACTGCTGCCCGAGCGCACCCTTGAGATGACCGTCGGCATCCTCCAGGCGCTGGAGTACTCGCACCGCGCGGGCATCGTCCACCGCGACATCAAACCGGCGAACGTCATGCTGACGCGCACCGGCCAGGTCAAGGTCATGGACTTCGGCATCGCCCGCGCCATGGGCGACTCCGGCATGACGATGACCCAGACCGCGGCCGTCATCGGCACCGCCCAGTACCTCTCCCCGGAGCAGGCCAAGGGCGAGCAGGTCGACGCCCGCTCCGACCTCTACTCGACCGGCTGCCTGCTCTACGAGCTGCTGACGGTCCGGCCGCCGTTCATCGGGGACTCCCCCGTCGCGGTCGCCTACCAGCACGTACGGGAAGAGCCTCAGAAGCCCAGCAACTTCGACCCCGAGATCACGCCCGAGATGGACGCGATCGTGTTGAAGGCCCTGGTCAAGGACCCCGACTACCGCTACCAGTCGGCCGACGAGATGCGCGCCGACATCGAGGCCTGCCTCGACGGCCGGCCGGTCGCCGCCACCGCGGCGATGGGCGCGCCCGGTTACGGCGGCTACGACGGATACGGCAACGACCAGCCCACCACCGCTCTGCGCGCCACGGACCAGCACGGCGCACCCACGTCCATGCTGCCCCCGGTCAACCCGGTCAACCCGGACGACGGCGGCTACGGCTACGACGACCGCCCGGACCGCCGCCGCCAGAAGAAGAGCAACACCTCGACGATCCTGCTGATCGTCGCGGGCGTCCTGGTGCTGATCGGCGCGATCCTGATCGGCCGGTCGGTGTTCAGCGACAACAACAGCGGCGACGGCAGGGTCGATGTGCCGAACATGGTCGGCTCGACCGTGAAGGAAGCACAGAAACTCGCGGACAACGCCGGTGTCGTCCTCAAGGTCGGCTCGCGCGAACCCTGCGAGAACCAGGCCAAGGGCAAGATCTGCAGCCAGACCCCGGCAGCCGACGGCAAGATGGCGGAGCAGGAGACCGTCACGGTCGTCGTCTCCACCGGTGCGCCGAAGGTCGAGGTCCCGGACGTCGTGGAGAAGACCGAGGCGACCGCCCGCAAGGACCTTGAGGACAAGGGCTTCGCGGTGAACGTCACCGCAGCCGAGTCCGACAAGCCCGCGGGTACGGTCATCAAGCAGGTCCCCGAGGGCGGCGCGAAGGCCGAGAAGAACTCCGAGGTCACGATCACGGTCGCCAAGCAGGCCCTCCTGGACCTCCCCAACGTCCGTAACCGTACGTACCAGGATGCGGAGGCGCAGCTCAAGGGCATCGGGTTCACAAACATCCAGCGTGTCGACATCGACTCGCCCCAGCCGGTGGACACCGTGGTCGAGCAGTCCCCCGAGGCCGGCAAGCAGGCCGGGGACGTCCAGATCGTCCTGAAGGTCTCGAAGGGCCCGCCGCAGCCGGAGAAGACTACGGTTCCCGATCTGATGGGCAGGACCCTCGCGGAGGCGAAGGGCCTGCTGGCTCAGGCGGGTCTGCAGCTCGGCCCGGTGCAGGGCCCCAATGACGACAACGCGAAGATCGTCGGCTTCCAGCCCGGTGCGAACCAGCCGGTCGACAAGAACAGCGCGGTCACCGTCCAGACCATGCCGGGCGGTGGGAACGGCAACATCTTCGGCGGCCCGTCCGGCTCACGGGACTGACCCCGAGCAGAACCACCCATCGGGCCCCGCTCACCGCAAGGTGACCGGGGCCCTTTGCCGTGTCCGCCGCCGTACCAGTTGCCCGGCATACCGCACATGCAGCCGTATACCGATCGTGTCTTCATATGTCCTGAATCGTTGGACCGATGGGGTGACGTGGGGGTTCAGGCCCCACCCCCAGCTCGCACCAACATCCGAGACGAGTCGAGAGGGCATGAACGTGATCAACGATGCGGTACTGCTGGAGTCGAGGTCTCTACGCAATGACGTCGCCGGCCGGACAGAGGTGCTCGACAAGGTCAAGGCGCTCTCGCTGCTGCCTGACGGCATGCACGTGACCACGGCGATGGTCGCGGCATACTTCGAGGTGGCCGTGAAGACCCTTGAGTCCGTTATGGAGGACCACAGAGAGGAGCTGGACTCCAATGGCCTCCATGTTCTGACAGGCACGCGACTGGCCCTCTTCAAGGGGGCCTGTGGAATTCAGTCCCGCTCACGGGCGATCGCGGTCTTCTCCCGACGGACGGTACTCAACGTCGCCATGCTCCTCCGGGACAGCGAAGTCGCACGTCAGGTGCGTACATACCTGCTTGACATGGAGTACGTGGCGCGGACTCAGCCTGTGGACAACTCTGTCCACAGGGGACCTGAGTACCTCGACGACCGCATCGACCGACGCATCACCCACATCCTCGGCAAGACCGTCGTCCCCATGTTCAACACCCTCATCGAGGCCTCCGGCGAGCACCGCAAAGAGCTGATCTCGCTCCGGAACGACGTCGAGAAGGTCGAGCGGAAGCTCTGCAACCACCACCGAAGGCTCAGGCATCTTGAGCACGCCCAGGGCCCGCGCCCGTACACCGGAGTCATGGCGTCCATCGATGCCATGAACTGGCGGGAGTTCGAGCACCACGTCGCCGCGCTGCTCCGTCGCGACGGCTGCGCGGACGTCGTGGTGCACGGCGGCCGCGGCGACCGGGGTGTGGATGTCACAGCGGTGACCGCGGACGG
This sequence is a window from Streptomyces sp. NBC_01217. Protein-coding genes within it:
- a CDS encoding Stp1/IreP family PP2C-type Ser/Thr phosphatase, producing MSLSLRFAAGSHKGMIREGNEDSGYAGPRLLAIADGMGGQAAGEVASSEVISTLVQLDDDVPGSDILTSLGTAVQRANDQLRMMVEEDPQLEGMGTTLTALLWTGQRLGLVHVGDSRAYLLRDGVLTQITQDHTWVQRLVDEGRITEEEATTHPQRALLMRALGSGDHVEPDLSIREVRVGDRYLICSDGLSGVVSHQTMEETLASYQGPQETIQELIQLALRGGGPDNITCIVADVLDVDNNDTLAGQLNDTPVIVGAVAENQAAQLNDGSAMQTPAGRAAGLGRPVPPPAGGFGPPGSGAGAGYGQMPDGSFDAYTDDDFIKPGGGRKWLKRSFYVVLALAVIGGGLYGGYRWTQNQFYVGAKNEHVALFRGISQDLAWVSLSKVEKDHPEIELKYLPPYQRKQVEATIAEGNLTSAREKVGELALQATACKKDAQRRAAEKARSDEGQASGTDSDAAKTSGTSGTTTTKPNAATPTPGPSLSEEEKKLVPQCGKQ
- a CDS encoding FHA domain-containing protein FhaB/FipA, with the protein product MSELTLTVMRLGFLAVLWLFVIVAVQVIRSDLFGTRVTQRGSRRTASDTRPQQARQSAAAPPQQRQQPGRQRRGAPTKLVVSEGTLTGTTVALQGQTITLGRAHDSTIVLDDDYASSRHARIYPDRDGQWIVEDLGSTNGTYLDRTRLTTPTPVPLGAPIRIGKTVIELRK
- a CDS encoding FtsW/RodA/SpoVE family cell cycle protein, producing the protein MSVVTNTTTIGAIDAPSRRNTELVLLLFAVFISVFAYANVGLALNGELPSGMLGYGLGLALLGGIGHLAVRRFAPYADPLLLPLATLLNGLGLAIIWRLDQSERFQATPNFAPAASKQLLFSAVGVALLIVVLVALKDHRILQRYTYISMLVALFLLILPMFFPAVNGAKIWIKIPGVGTLQPGEFAKIIIAVFFAGYLMVKRDALALASRRFMGLYLPRGRDLGPILMVWAFSILILVFETDLGSSLLFFGMFVVMLYVATERTSWIVFGLLMSAAGAVGVATFEPHVQQRVTAWLDPFAGWGKLAASEQMAKSLMAFGSGGTLGTGLGQGNSDLIGFAANSDFILATVGEELGLAGMMAVLLVYGLIVERGVRTALAARDPFGKLLAIGLSGSFAIQVFVVAGGVMGLIPLTGMTMPFVAAGGSSVIANWALIGILLRISDTARRPAPAPAPSPDAEMTQVVRP
- the pknB gene encoding Stk1 family PASTA domain-containing Ser/Thr kinase gives rise to the protein MEEPRRLGGRYELGSVLGRGGMAEVYLAHDTRLGRTVAVKTLRADLARDPSFQARFRREAQSAASLNHPAIVAVYDTGEDYVDGVSIPYIVMEYVDGSTLRELLHSGRRLLPERTLEMTVGILQALEYSHRAGIVHRDIKPANVMLTRTGQVKVMDFGIARAMGDSGMTMTQTAAVIGTAQYLSPEQAKGEQVDARSDLYSTGCLLYELLTVRPPFIGDSPVAVAYQHVREEPQKPSNFDPEITPEMDAIVLKALVKDPDYRYQSADEMRADIEACLDGRPVAATAAMGAPGYGGYDGYGNDQPTTALRATDQHGAPTSMLPPVNPVNPDDGGYGYDDRPDRRRQKKSNTSTILLIVAGVLVLIGAILIGRSVFSDNNSGDGRVDVPNMVGSTVKEAQKLADNAGVVLKVGSREPCENQAKGKICSQTPAADGKMAEQETVTVVVSTGAPKVEVPDVVEKTEATARKDLEDKGFAVNVTAAESDKPAGTVIKQVPEGGAKAEKNSEVTITVAKQALLDLPNVRNRTYQDAEAQLKGIGFTNIQRVDIDSPQPVDTVVEQSPEAGKQAGDVQIVLKVSKGPPQPEKTTVPDLMGRTLAEAKGLLAQAGLQLGPVQGPNDDNAKIVGFQPGANQPVDKNSAVTVQTMPGGGNGNIFGGPSGSRD
- a CDS encoding DUF3662 and FHA domain-containing protein, with the protein product MGVMKRFEQRLEGLVNGTFAKVFKSEVQPVEIAGALQRECDNNATIWNRERTVVPNDFIVELSTPDYERLSPYSGQLGDELSGLVRDYAKQQRYTFMGPIKVHLEKADDLDTGLYRVRSRTLASSSSQQQDPQGRPGPQSHPGQQGQPPYPGQGRPAQPTGGYGYPPSAAPPMPAAPPPGAGRPGAPSTDRHPPAGPSPLPNAQVRRWIEINGTRHQISRPTLVLGRSTDADVRIDDPGVSRRHCEIRTGTPSTIQDLGSTNGIVVDGQHTTRATLRDGSRIVVGSTTIVYRQAEG
- a CDS encoding peptidoglycan D,D-transpeptidase FtsI family protein; translation: MNKPLRRIAIFCGLLVLALLVRVNWLQYVRADELNANEHNRRVQIERYAHERGNIIVDGEPVTGSVETKGSDFKYKRVWKNGPMWAPVTGFSSQAFDASQLESIEDGILTGNSDQLFFDRTLSLFTGEKKTGGNIVTTLNSAAQKAAFKGLGDKKGAAAAIDPQTGAILALVSTPSYDPSVFAGNSLKDADARQQLLKDKDKPMLNRALRETYPPGSTFKVVTAAAALENGLYTNIDEATKSPLPWRLPLTSSDLENEGNIPCKNASLREALRWSCNTVFGKMSDDLGNDKMIEEANKFGFNKEIFTPVRADASVYPKDNRPQNAMAGIGQASNRATPLQMAMVAAAIANDGKLMQPYMVADRQAPNLDVIYTHEKEQLSQPLSGENAQKLQEMMQTVVESGTGQNAKIPGVTVGGKTGTAQHGLNNSEKPYAWFISYAKTDSGSPVAVAVVVEDGQANRDDISGGGLAAPIAQAVMKAVIDSKK
- a CDS encoding restriction endonuclease, translated to MNVINDAVLLESRSLRNDVAGRTEVLDKVKALSLLPDGMHVTTAMVAAYFEVAVKTLESVMEDHREELDSNGLHVLTGTRLALFKGACGIQSRSRAIAVFSRRTVLNVAMLLRDSEVARQVRTYLLDMEYVARTQPVDNSVHRGPEYLDDRIDRRITHILGKTVVPMFNTLIEASGEHRKELISLRNDVEKVERKLCNHHRRLRHLEHAQGPRPYTGVMASIDAMNWREFEHHVAALLRRDGCADVVVHGGRGDRGVDVTAVTADGRSIVVQCKSFAPYRPVWSGELQKFLGASFVQHGADVALFVATTSFTPEARAIAETHGITLVDRAHLEKWSAGVTLAILR